The Deinococcus carri genome segment GCAGGGCGTCGGCATCCAGCACGGTGGGGACATTCCAGGCCAGCACCTGCCGCGCCAGGGCCTCAGCCCGTGGCCCCAGCCCCATGCCCAGGCAGACGGCATCGGGCGGGCCGGCCTGGCGGGCCTCCTCCAGCGCCGCGCCCAGGTCCGCGTGCCGCCGCACCATCAGTTCCGGCGTGACGAGCGGCACCTCGGCCTCCGAATGCACCGTGACCAGCCCCGCCCCCGCCCGCAGCGCCCCCAGCCCCGCCAGCGCTGCCGCGCCGACCGTGCCGGGATGCCCGCCGACCACCCACACGCGCCCCGCGGTGCCCTTGTGGGCGTCAGCAAAACGCACCGGCAGCCGCGCCCCCACCTCCGCGTCGTTGTGCCGGGCGGCCAGCGCGTGTTCCGCCAGCCAGGGCGGGGGCACCCGCAGCGGGGCCAGCAGGACCTCCCCGGCCCGGTGCGCGGCGGGGCCGAACAGCAGCGCGGTCTTGAGGCCGGTCAGCGTGACCGTCAGGTCGGCCCGGACGCTCTCGTCCGGTGCGTCCGCCCGCGTGGCGTCCAGCCCGCTGGGCAGGTCAATGGCAACCACCTGCACGCCCTCCCCGGGGGCCGCGTTCACCGCCGCCACCACCTCCCCCAGGGGCGGGCGCAGCGGCGGCGTGAAGCCCGTGCCCAGCAGGCCGTCCACCAGCACGTCGGTCTCGCGGGCGCGGCGGGTCACGGCCTGAGGGGTCAGCGGTTCGGGCCTGAGGCCGAAGGCTGCCAGCCGTCGCCGGTTCAGGCGGGCCAGCGGGTGCCGGGCGGGCGCGGCCAGCACCCGGACCGGGTGGCCCAGCGCCGCCAGATGCCGCGCGGCGACGAGTGCGTCCCCGCCGTTGGCCCCGCCCCCGGCCAGCAGCAGCACCCGGCTCCCCGGAAACCGGGTGTGGACGACCTGCGCGGTGGCCCGCCCCGCCTCCTCCATCGCGGGGTCGAGCAGGCCCGCGGCGGCCAGGCGGGCATCCAGCGCCCGCACCCCCCCCGGCAAGTAGACCCATTCAATCATCCCAGCCCACCCCGCAGCAGCAGGAACAGCACCAGCACGCCCACGGCGATCAGCACCCAGCGCAGGGCGGGCGGCGGCGCGCGGT includes the following:
- a CDS encoding NAD(P)H-hydrate dehydratase: MIEWVYLPGGVRALDARLAAAGLLDPAMEEAGRATAQVVHTRFPGSRVLLLAGGGANGGDALVAARHLAALGHPVRVLAAPARHPLARLNRRRLAAFGLRPEPLTPQAVTRRARETDVLVDGLLGTGFTPPLRPPLGEVVAAVNAAPGEGVQVVAIDLPSGLDATRADAPDESVRADLTVTLTGLKTALLFGPAAHRAGEVLLAPLRVPPPWLAEHALAARHNDAEVGARLPVRFADAHKGTAGRVWVVGGHPGTVGAAALAGLGALRAGAGLVTVHSEAEVPLVTPELMVRRHADLGAALEEARQAGPPDAVCLGMGLGPRAEALARQVLAWNVPTVLDADALQPGLAGAGHAACVWTPHPGEAARLLGVGTADVTRDPLAAVRTLQEHFGGAVVLKGGPSVVAHAGGLSVSRGGHPGMASAGMGDTLSGVVAALLGQGLTAADAAVAGVRLHARAGERAGERYGYGLIATDVSGELGAAWLDLRSAAGEGMVI